Proteins encoded within one genomic window of Sphingosinicella ginsenosidimutans:
- the ispH gene encoding 4-hydroxy-3-methylbut-2-enyl diphosphate reductase, producing the protein MGWTAALPSGTGGSLPALRVLLAAPRGFCAGVRRAIEAVETALSRHGAPVYVRRAIVHNLTVVRALEAKGAIFVEELDEVPQGAVVIMSAHGIPAVVAAEADRRGLTWFDAICPLVAKVHREVVRHHRSGRHVILIGHRGHPEIVGTIGQLPAGAASVVASAQDVAALSIPGDAPIAYAVQTTYSVDEAAEVIAALTARYADVAAPPRSDICYATTNRQAAIRALAPLADAVIVAGEHFSSNACRLAEVARAAGCASVQLVASAGALDLDALRQAGTVAVTAAASTPEETVDAILARLATRYRLTIEEVGQVAEAAAFKPVRIDYPAISLSGTAASASRALS; encoded by the coding sequence ATGGGTTGGACAGCCGCTCTTCCGTCGGGAACCGGCGGCAGCCTGCCGGCACTTCGCGTGCTGCTCGCGGCGCCGCGCGGCTTCTGCGCCGGGGTTCGCCGGGCCATCGAGGCGGTGGAAACCGCGCTGTCCCGCCATGGCGCGCCGGTCTATGTCCGCCGGGCGATCGTCCACAATCTCACCGTGGTGCGCGCGCTCGAGGCGAAGGGGGCGATCTTCGTCGAGGAGCTGGATGAGGTGCCGCAAGGCGCCGTCGTCATCATGTCCGCCCACGGCATTCCCGCCGTGGTCGCCGCCGAGGCCGATCGGCGCGGCTTGACCTGGTTCGATGCGATCTGCCCGCTCGTCGCCAAGGTCCACCGCGAGGTGGTGCGCCATCATCGTTCGGGTCGCCATGTGATCCTCATCGGCCATCGCGGCCATCCCGAGATCGTCGGGACGATCGGCCAGCTTCCGGCCGGTGCGGCGAGCGTGGTCGCGAGCGCGCAGGATGTCGCGGCACTGTCCATCCCCGGCGACGCCCCGATCGCCTATGCGGTGCAGACGACCTATTCGGTCGACGAGGCGGCCGAGGTGATCGCCGCGCTCACCGCCCGCTATGCCGACGTCGCCGCGCCACCGCGCAGCGACATCTGCTATGCGACGACCAACCGCCAGGCCGCGATCCGCGCGCTCGCCCCGCTGGCGGACGCGGTGATCGTCGCCGGCGAGCATTTCTCGTCCAACGCCTGCCGCCTCGCCGAAGTCGCGCGCGCCGCGGGCTGTGCATCGGTCCAGCTCGTGGCGAGCGCCGGGGCGCTCGATCTCGACGCGCTGCGGCAGGCCGGAACGGTCGCCGTGACGGCGGCCGCATCGACGCCGGAGGAGACGGTCGATGCGATCCTCGCCCGGCTCGCGACGCGTTATCGCCTCACGATCGAGGAAGTCGGCCAGGTGGCCGAGGCGGCGGCGTTCAAGCCGGTGCGGATCGATTATCCGGCAATCTCCTTGAGCGGGACCGCGGCATCGGCCAGCCGCGCCCTCTCGTAG
- a CDS encoding NAD(P)/FAD-dependent oxidoreductase, translated as MAGSRTTGFDVLIVGGGHAGAQAAIALRQHGFEGRIAIVGAEPHLPYERPPLSKDYLAGEKGFERLLIRPAGFWAEREVEMLLGTPVTAVDPARRTATLADGRTLGYRILVWAAGGAPRRLRCPGAALGGVHYVRHRDEVDRLLHELADARRIAVIGGGYIGLETAAVLRTLGREVVLVEAMDRLLARVAGLPVSRFYEAEHRARGVDVRVGAMVEALTGTGGRIGGVMLTGGETLQADLAIVGIGIDPAVAPLIAAGAEGRDGVDVDANGRTSLPHVYAIGDCAAHANRFAGGARIRLESVQNANDMANVVARTILGHDAAYDALPWFWSNQYDLKLQTIGLSAGHDEAIVRGDPAARSFSVIYRKSGRTIALDCVNSVRDYVQGRKLILEGGLYERARLADAAVPLKEIAG; from the coding sequence ATGGCGGGGTCACGAACGACGGGCTTCGACGTCTTGATCGTCGGCGGCGGCCATGCCGGCGCGCAGGCGGCGATCGCGCTTCGCCAGCACGGCTTTGAAGGGCGCATCGCCATCGTCGGCGCCGAGCCGCATCTGCCTTACGAGCGGCCGCCTCTATCGAAGGACTATCTGGCCGGGGAGAAGGGCTTCGAACGGCTGCTGATCCGGCCCGCGGGCTTCTGGGCGGAGCGGGAGGTGGAGATGCTGCTCGGCACGCCGGTCACGGCCGTCGATCCGGCCAGGCGGACGGCGACGCTCGCCGATGGGCGGACCCTGGGCTATCGCATCCTCGTCTGGGCCGCTGGGGGCGCGCCGCGGCGGCTGCGTTGTCCCGGCGCCGCGCTTGGCGGTGTCCACTATGTCCGTCATCGCGACGAGGTCGATCGGCTGCTCCACGAACTGGCCGACGCGCGCCGGATCGCGGTGATCGGCGGCGGCTATATCGGCCTCGAGACGGCGGCGGTGCTGCGGACGCTGGGGCGCGAGGTCGTCCTGGTCGAAGCGATGGATCGCCTGCTCGCCCGCGTCGCAGGCTTGCCCGTCTCCCGCTTCTACGAGGCCGAGCATCGCGCCCGCGGCGTGGACGTGCGTGTAGGCGCGATGGTGGAGGCGCTGACCGGAACAGGTGGTCGCATCGGCGGCGTCATGCTCACCGGCGGGGAGACCCTGCAGGCCGATCTCGCGATCGTCGGCATCGGCATCGATCCGGCGGTCGCCCCGCTGATCGCCGCCGGCGCAGAGGGGCGCGACGGCGTGGATGTCGACGCGAACGGCCGCACCAGCCTGCCTCATGTCTATGCGATCGGCGACTGCGCCGCCCATGCCAACCGCTTCGCCGGCGGCGCCCGCATCCGGCTGGAATCGGTCCAGAATGCCAATGACATGGCCAATGTGGTCGCGCGCACCATCCTTGGGCACGATGCGGCTTACGATGCGCTACCCTGGTTCTGGTCGAACCAATATGATCTGAAGCTCCAGACGATCGGCCTCTCCGCCGGCCATGACGAGGCCATCGTTCGCGGCGATCCGGCGGCGCGCAGCTTCTCGGTGATCTATCGGAAGAGCGGCCGCACGATCGCGCTCGACTGCGTCAATTCGGTCAGGGATTATGTCCAGGGGCGCAAGCTGATCCTGGAGGGCGGACTCTACGAGAGGGCGCGGCTGGCCGATGCCGCGGTCCCGCTCAAGGAGATTGCCGGATAA
- a CDS encoding FadR/GntR family transcriptional regulator, with protein sequence MSRTATIEGVEPPRSDPRISVPEIWDVRRTIELRTAELAAVTRTDEEAAEILALAEAIGREAGDVDTVTGSDIAFHEAVARASHNRLFLEIVQSFDPLMEVAVPSAWRTRTTEGQRRIMVERHMAVANAIHRRDPIAATMAMSAHFDSAIGDMLRAARLKGSAVSF encoded by the coding sequence ATGAGCCGGACGGCAACGATCGAAGGCGTCGAGCCCCCGCGATCCGATCCCAGGATTTCGGTTCCTGAAATCTGGGACGTGCGGCGCACGATCGAGTTGCGCACCGCGGAACTCGCGGCGGTGACCCGGACCGACGAGGAAGCCGCCGAAATCCTTGCCCTCGCTGAAGCGATCGGCCGCGAGGCGGGAGACGTCGACACCGTCACCGGCAGCGATATCGCCTTTCACGAGGCGGTCGCACGGGCGAGCCACAACCGCCTGTTTCTCGAGATCGTGCAGTCGTTCGATCCCTTGATGGAGGTGGCGGTGCCGAGCGCGTGGCGCACCCGGACCACCGAGGGGCAGCGCCGAATCATGGTCGAGCGCCACATGGCGGTTGCCAATGCGATCCATCGCCGCGATCCGATCGCCGCGACGATGGCGATGAGCGCGCATTTCGATTCGGCGATCGGCGACATGCTCCGCGCGGCGCGGCTCAAGGGGAGCGCGGTCTCCTTCTAG
- a CDS encoding TonB-dependent receptor encodes MTNATSRVTRVQLLLRTATILASGMIATAAFAQSSGSDPNAAQQNGQTGASAAPADDAIIVTGIRASLSNAANAKENNVGFTESVFADDIGDFPDTNLAESFNRVPGIQISREITGEGLNIAIRGLGTNFTRVLLNGAPVAIASTGRTDAQSTNREVDLDLFPSELFTQLTVNKSALADMVEGGAAGTVNMRTARPFDNPGLHLNYSAEATNNSNTSRWGGRGSLVASGTFGNFGILAGVAAVRNEVRVRGFETIGWTNPNLTGTQCPVGTTCNTTGGGNWTIPATVPASAGNGLTPGTPIDAAFLLANNPGATIQQIDNGIIPRLGRPSDEFGNKDRISGVLSMEWRPSDDLHFYVDSMFGRRHNDLQRIDMNWVGRNGAVIPLNTTYDRTDCSQGCVVTSGTYANSQFFLEYRPFIEDVHFWGINPGMEWRIGDRLHFDLQGNWTESRFHRESPSVVVITPASSGVTVDYTNNGGVPDIQTNVDLNDPASFGWPGGRVNIQDERRRTRTRGIRGNLQWGDSDFNIRVGAAYDDIQRRIRAFDNSQAWQNAVCGDNPSVFLPSPNTQPPCQGLDVAGAAPPGYPTYPGYTGGPVTYGGSLIPQSALASFLRPGPDGFVTVDWDRFRQAANYDQFHDNAPESGASNTGASGGFVREKTLGAYGEINGDTTLGGNRLRYNVGVRWVRTDQTIGGLVSVPDPRNAADPDGAGPLPAGCPGAGNVRDGGCFPNVTNFVLTENRYDNWLPAGNIAYNLSERAIVRVAASRTMTRPDPNAMLPGLNFSSPSADVGTRGNPALEPYISDNLDLGVEYYMGHGDYVAVAAFRKTITGFTSTGTTTVPFSDLAVYGVTFDTLTPTQQAAITSRGGPTQATVVLQQQVNASGQLTVNGLEGTWVQSLDFLLGRYLGVRGFGFSVNGTIIDQKGTGAAPAVALGVARYSYNATLYYENHGISARLSTVWNQGSRQSNLNQNGIPAAAIFSDDYQQWDFSSRFDLNTILGARHLPQLTFDVVNIFKATQRSYFQFENATFTSYNPGRTIMVGIRGRF; translated from the coding sequence ATGACCAACGCGACCTCGCGCGTCACGCGCGTCCAGCTTCTGTTGCGCACTGCCACGATTCTGGCCAGCGGCATGATCGCCACCGCGGCCTTCGCGCAGAGTAGTGGGAGCGATCCCAATGCTGCGCAGCAAAATGGCCAGACGGGGGCGTCGGCCGCACCCGCCGACGATGCCATCATCGTGACCGGAATCCGCGCCAGCCTCAGCAACGCAGCGAACGCCAAGGAGAACAATGTCGGCTTCACCGAGTCGGTCTTCGCCGACGATATCGGCGACTTTCCCGACACCAACCTTGCCGAATCGTTCAACCGCGTGCCCGGCATCCAGATCAGCCGCGAGATCACCGGCGAGGGCCTCAACATCGCGATCCGCGGCCTCGGCACCAATTTCACCCGCGTGCTGCTCAACGGCGCGCCGGTCGCGATCGCATCGACCGGGCGAACCGACGCGCAGAGCACCAATCGCGAGGTCGATCTCGATCTCTTCCCGAGCGAGCTCTTCACCCAGCTGACGGTGAACAAGAGCGCGCTTGCCGACATGGTGGAGGGCGGCGCGGCCGGCACGGTGAACATGCGCACGGCGCGGCCGTTCGACAATCCCGGCCTCCACCTCAATTATTCGGCCGAGGCGACCAACAACAGCAACACGAGCCGCTGGGGCGGTCGCGGTTCGCTGGTCGCAAGCGGCACGTTCGGCAATTTCGGAATCCTCGCCGGCGTCGCCGCGGTCCGCAACGAAGTGCGCGTGCGCGGCTTCGAGACGATCGGCTGGACCAACCCGAACCTCACCGGCACGCAATGCCCCGTGGGCACGACCTGCAATACCACCGGCGGCGGCAACTGGACGATCCCCGCCACGGTCCCGGCCAGTGCCGGCAACGGGCTGACACCGGGCACGCCGATCGATGCGGCCTTCCTGCTCGCGAACAATCCGGGCGCGACGATCCAGCAGATCGACAACGGCATCATCCCGCGCCTCGGCCGTCCGTCCGACGAGTTCGGGAACAAGGACCGGATCAGCGGCGTGCTCAGCATGGAATGGCGGCCGAGCGACGATCTGCATTTCTATGTCGATTCGATGTTCGGGCGGCGCCACAACGATCTGCAGCGCATCGACATGAACTGGGTCGGCCGCAACGGCGCCGTCATCCCGCTCAACACCACCTATGATCGCACCGACTGCAGCCAGGGCTGCGTCGTCACCAGCGGCACCTACGCCAATTCCCAGTTCTTCCTGGAATATCGCCCGTTCATCGAGGACGTGCACTTCTGGGGCATCAATCCCGGAATGGAATGGCGGATCGGCGACCGGCTCCATTTCGACCTGCAGGGCAACTGGACCGAAAGCCGGTTCCACCGCGAATCGCCGAGCGTCGTCGTCATCACCCCGGCGAGCTCCGGAGTCACCGTCGACTATACCAACAATGGCGGCGTGCCGGATATCCAGACCAATGTCGATCTCAACGATCCGGCGAGCTTCGGCTGGCCGGGCGGCCGCGTGAACATCCAGGACGAGCGGCGAAGGACCCGCACGCGCGGCATCCGCGGCAACCTGCAATGGGGCGACAGCGACTTCAACATCCGAGTCGGCGCCGCCTATGACGACATCCAGCGTCGCATCCGCGCCTTCGACAACAGCCAAGCGTGGCAGAATGCGGTGTGCGGCGACAATCCGAGCGTGTTCCTGCCCAGCCCGAACACCCAGCCGCCCTGCCAGGGGCTGGACGTGGCCGGCGCGGCGCCGCCGGGCTATCCGACCTATCCAGGCTATACGGGCGGCCCGGTCACTTATGGCGGCTCGCTGATCCCGCAATCGGCACTCGCCTCGTTCCTGCGGCCGGGGCCGGACGGCTTCGTCACCGTCGACTGGGATCGTTTCCGCCAGGCCGCCAATTACGATCAGTTCCATGACAACGCGCCCGAATCCGGTGCCTCCAACACCGGCGCGAGCGGCGGCTTCGTTCGCGAGAAAACGCTCGGCGCCTATGGCGAGATCAACGGCGACACGACGCTTGGCGGCAATCGCCTGCGCTACAATGTCGGCGTTCGCTGGGTCCGGACCGACCAGACGATCGGCGGGCTCGTTTCCGTTCCCGATCCGCGCAATGCCGCCGATCCAGACGGCGCCGGCCCGCTTCCCGCGGGCTGCCCGGGCGCCGGTAACGTGCGCGACGGCGGCTGCTTCCCGAACGTAACCAATTTCGTCCTGACCGAGAACAGGTACGACAACTGGCTGCCGGCCGGGAACATCGCCTACAATCTCTCGGAGCGGGCGATCGTCCGGGTCGCCGCCTCGCGGACGATGACGCGGCCCGATCCGAACGCGATGCTGCCCGGTCTCAACTTCAGCTCGCCCTCGGCCGACGTCGGCACGCGCGGCAATCCGGCGCTTGAGCCCTACATCTCCGACAATCTCGACCTCGGCGTCGAATATTATATGGGGCATGGCGACTATGTCGCCGTGGCCGCCTTCCGAAAGACGATCACCGGCTTCACCAGCACCGGCACGACGACGGTCCCTTTCTCCGACCTCGCCGTCTATGGCGTGACTTTCGACACGCTGACGCCGACGCAGCAGGCGGCGATCACGTCGCGCGGTGGTCCCACCCAGGCGACCGTCGTGTTGCAGCAGCAGGTGAACGCCAGCGGCCAGCTCACCGTGAACGGCCTTGAGGGCACCTGGGTGCAGTCGCTGGACTTCCTGCTCGGCCGCTATCTCGGCGTTCGCGGCTTCGGCTTCAGCGTCAACGGCACGATCATCGACCAGAAGGGCACGGGCGCCGCACCGGCGGTCGCGCTCGGGGTCGCGCGCTATTCCTACAACGCGACGCTCTATTACGAGAATCACGGCATCAGCGCCCGGCTCTCGACGGTCTGGAACCAGGGGTCACGGCAATCGAACCTGAACCAGAACGGCATTCCGGCCGCGGCGATCTTCTCCGACGATTATCAGCAGTGGGATTTCTCCTCGCGCTTCGATCTCAACACGATCCTCGGCGCGCGCCACCTCCCGCAGCTGACCTTCGATGTCGTCAATATCTTCAAGGCGACCCAGCGTTCCTATTTCCAGTTCGAGAACGCGACCTTCACCTCCTACAATCCCGGCCGGACCATCATGGTCGGCATTCGCGGCCGGTTCTGA
- a CDS encoding fumarylacetoacetate hydrolase family protein, whose protein sequence is MLPVDASAALLAGRIDLGEGPTPVIVAGGQVRDVSRAAPTMCHLIEHPDPASLDGPVLFDVAELAARAARQDRARPFLLSPIDLQVVKASGVTFALSALERVIEERARGDAAAAAEIRERIESRIGGEIRAVVPGSEAAARLKAALIDGDLWSQYLEVAIGPDAEIFTKAPVLSTVGWGAEVGVRSDSHWNNPEPEVVIVADSAGRPRGATLGNDVNLRDFEGRSALLLGKAKDNNASCALGPMIRLFDAGFTMADVEQAEIALEIDGPEGYRLEGASSMSQISRPPAELVRQAMSEHDYPDGFVLFLGTLFAPVQDRDTPGRGFTHKVGDVVRISTPRLGVLENRVTTSKDAPPWTTGIRALVDNLAKRGLIGANGGQEAQA, encoded by the coding sequence ATGCTGCCCGTCGATGCGTCCGCCGCGCTGCTGGCGGGTCGGATCGATCTTGGCGAGGGGCCGACCCCGGTGATCGTCGCCGGCGGACAGGTCCGCGACGTTTCGCGCGCCGCGCCGACCATGTGCCACCTGATCGAGCATCCGGACCCCGCGAGTCTCGACGGCCCGGTCCTGTTCGACGTCGCCGAGCTCGCCGCGCGCGCGGCGCGCCAGGATCGCGCGCGGCCGTTCCTGCTTTCGCCGATCGACCTGCAGGTCGTGAAGGCGTCCGGCGTCACCTTCGCCCTTTCGGCGCTTGAGCGGGTGATCGAGGAGCGCGCGCGCGGCGATGCCGCCGCTGCCGCCGAGATCCGCGAACGCATCGAATCGCGGATCGGCGGGGAAATCCGCGCCGTCGTGCCTGGATCGGAGGCGGCGGCGCGGCTCAAGGCGGCGCTGATCGACGGCGATCTGTGGTCGCAATATCTGGAGGTTGCGATCGGGCCGGATGCCGAGATCTTCACCAAGGCGCCGGTCCTCTCCACCGTCGGCTGGGGCGCCGAGGTTGGCGTTCGTTCGGATTCGCACTGGAACAATCCCGAGCCCGAGGTGGTGATCGTCGCCGACAGCGCCGGCCGCCCGCGCGGCGCGACGCTCGGCAACGACGTCAATCTGCGCGACTTCGAGGGGCGCAGCGCATTGCTCCTCGGCAAGGCGAAGGACAATAATGCCTCCTGCGCCCTGGGGCCGATGATCCGCCTGTTCGACGCCGGCTTCACCATGGCGGACGTCGAGCAGGCCGAGATCGCGCTGGAGATCGACGGGCCGGAGGGCTACCGGCTCGAAGGGGCAAGCTCGATGAGCCAGATCAGCCGCCCGCCGGCCGAGCTGGTCCGCCAGGCGATGAGCGAGCATGATTATCCCGACGGCTTCGTCCTGTTCCTCGGCACGCTGTTCGCGCCGGTCCAGGATCGCGACACGCCGGGGCGCGGCTTCACCCACAAGGTCGGTGATGTCGTTCGCATCTCGACGCCCAGGCTCGGCGTTCTTGAGAACCGGGTGACGACGTCGAAGGACGCGCCCCCCTGGACGACGGGGATCCGTGCCCTCGTCGACAATCTGGCCAAGCGCGGACTGATCGGCGCAAATGGGGGCCAGGAGGCCCAGGCATGA